CAAGTGGCTGATCCTCGCCATCGTGCTGCCGTGGGCAGTCCCGGAAATCGTCAATGCGCTCGTGTGGCAGTGGATATTCAATCCGACGTATGGGGCGCTCAACGGCCTGCTCGTGTCACTGCACCTGCTGCGCGACTATCGGGCGTGGTTGAGCACGCCCACGTCGGCGATGCACGCCGTCATCTTCGCGTATTCCTGGAAACTCGTGCCCTTCGCCGCGCTGGTTCTCTACGCGGCCCTAAGATCGATTCCCACCGAGCTCTACGAGTGCGCCCAGTTGGATGGCGCGACGGTGTGGGCCCAGTTTCGATACATCAGCTGGCCGTTCTTGACCCCGGCGATGACGGTGGTCGTGCTCTTCAGCATCGTGTGGTCGATGCGGGCGTTCGATATTGTCTACCTGCTGACGAGCGGCGGACCCGGCGAAGCCACCATGTTGCTCAGTTACTTCACGTTCACAAAGGCCTTCCAGTTCGGCGATCTTGGAGCCAGCGCCGCGGTGGCGTGTCTTCTCGTGGTCATGACCCTCGTCATGACGATTATCTACTGGAGAACGCTTCCCCGCGAGGACCCGGCATGAGACGCGCCGGTGGTGCCGGACGCGCCGCCGCGGGTGCCCGTCTGAGCGAGAGCCTGCTGGTTGCCGTTCTCATCGCGGTCAGCGTAGTCTACCTGCTGGGACCGCTCGTTTGGATGGCGGTGTCGAGCCTATCGCCCGATAGGGATTTGATGGCGCGGCCGCTCCACTGGGTCCCCGCGCATCCGACAACCGTCCATTACCGGACGTTGTTCCAGCTGCCGGGTGCGAGCCGGCCTATTTTGGACGCGAATCCGCAGATCCACTCCTTTCTGCGATCATTTCTCAATAGCTCGATCATCGCGACAGCGACGGTCTTTCTGTCCTTGGCCTTGGGCTCGGCGTCCGCGTACTATATTTCGCGGTTTGTCAGCTCCGCGCAAAGACGGGTCATCCTCTTCGTGCTCCTTGCGAGCCGCATGGTGCCCGTCATCGCCGTCCTCATCCCCATCTACATGGGACTGCAGAAAATCGGACTGCTCAACACGCTTCAAGGACTCATTCTCGTGTACACCGGCCTGCTTGTCCCCTTCGTCATCTGGATCATGGAGGGTTTCTTTCGCGGATTCCCGGTCGAATTGGAAGAAGCGGCTATCATGGACGGGTGCAGCCCGTCGCGCGTTTTCTTTCGCGTTGTCGTGCCGTTGTCCGCAAATTCCCTGTTCGCCTCCGGCGTGTTCGTGTTCATCGCCACTTGGTCGGATTTCATCGTCGGACTCGTGCTCACGAATTCCGAACGGGCGTGGCCGATCTCGGTTGTGCTGGCCCAACTGTTGAACCCCATCACGCAGCCGAGCTGGGGCTTGCTGAACGGGGCGGCCCTGGTCGCGGGATTCGTGCCGGCGCTGCTGGCGCTCGCATTGCGAAATACCGTCACCCGCGGCATTCTGTCGGGCGCGCTGAAGGGATGAAATGTCGGGCCGGTGTTACAGTCAACTTCGGGAGGTACGTGGTGCTGACGGATCTTGTGACTGTGACGACCGCGGACGGGGTGGAACTGGATGGCGCCCTCTACACGGCACAAGGCGTGCCGCGGCCTCTGGCGCGCGTGCTCATGGTGCACGGCCTCACGTGGAACTTCTATCGCGGACCGTCCCGCTGGCTTCCGGCGCTCCTAGCCCAGGCCGGGTACGAGTGTTTGTCGATGAACATGCGCGACCACGACCTGCAGCACCCCAAGGATTTTGAGCTCGCCCATCATGACCTTCGGGCAGGCATCGACTATCTCGGGGCGCGGCGTGGAGGGCCGGTTGTCCTCCTGGCACATGGGTACGGCTGCAACAAAGCGGTCTGCTATCCGGCCTTCTCGGGGGACCAGCGGCTGCGTCACTACATTTTGACAACCCTGGGCGGCGTCAAGAGCTACCGCCCGGACCTCTGGGCCGAGGTGCTTCGGCTCGCGCCGCAGATGAACGGAGCCGTGCTTGTCGTCCAGGGCGCGGCGGACCCCAACATCCAGATTCGCGAGCGGACGCATGAGTTGGCGGCTGCGGCATCCAACACCCGGGTCACGGTAGTCATGCTGGACGGCGGCAACCACTATTTCGACGGGCGCCACGCTGAACTCGGCCGCGCGGTCACGGACTGGCTGTCCCACGCGCTCGCCTTCGCTCGCGACGAGGGGACCAAGACATGATCCTGGCGGGAAAGGCGGCGCTCGTCACAGGCGGAAGCAGCGGCATCGGCGCTGCGATAGCCGAGGAACTTGCCCGGCATGGAGCGTCGGTCACGCTCAGCTACCTGAAGAATGAAACGGGAGCCCGGGCGATCGCAGACAGGATCGAGCGATTAGGTCGAGCCGCACTGCCTGTGCGTAGCGACGTGCGACGCAGGGCGGACGTCACCAAACTCTTCCGCCACCACTTGGATCGCTTTGGGCATCTTGAAGTGCTCGTGAACAACGCCGGCGACATGGGGAAGCGGGTCCCGACCAGTGAGACGCCGGAAGAGCTTTGGCACGATGTCATCGCCCTCAATCTGTCCAGCGTCTTCTTCTGCTGTCAGGAAGCGCTGCTTCCCATGATTGCACAACGCTGGGGACGAATCATCAATATCTCTTCGGTCGGCGCGCGAACCGGCGGAGGTCCCGGCGCCATTCCGTACCATGCCGCCAAGGCGGGCGTCATCGCGTTGACGCGTGGATTGGCCAAAGAGGTGGCGCAGTACAACATCACGGTAAATGCGATCGCCCCCGGGATCATTGAGACCGGATTTCACGCCCGGCACACCGCCCCGGCTCAGCGAGCCGAATGGATTCGCACTCTGGTCCCCCTGCAGCGGCCCGGACGGCCCGAAGAGGTCGCCAAACTGGTCGGCTTCGTCGCATCGGAGGATTCCCAGTACATCACCGGGGCGACGCTCGATATCAACGGCGGCATGGCGATGTACTGATAATCGTGGAGTAACCCAGCCGCGCAACAGAAACCCCGACACCGGAGGCACCGATGCGGATCGCTTTCGTTGAGGCCATTCCGTTCCGTCTCCCACTTCGCGAGAACTTTGTCAGTTCATTCGGCAGCCACGCCTATACGGCTCGTACCTTCGTCCGGGTGAAGAGTGACGATGGACTGACCGGTCTTGGCGAGACGTTTCGCGGGGCCGCGACGAGCCAGCTCATCACTCAGTTGGCGCCACGGCTGCTCAATCGCGACGTCTCAGACCTGGCGTCTCTCCAAACCGACTTTCGGATGGTCCCTTTCTTTTACGGCTACATCGGATATGCGGCCATCGCGGGCATCGAGATGGCCTGCCTTGATCTGCTCTGCCGCGCATACGGCATCAGTCTGGCGCAGTGGCTCGGCGGCGCGAGACGCCGGCACATTTCAATCACCGGGCTGCTGACACGCGGGAAGGCTGCCGATGCCGACGTCATGGCCGAGGAAGCGCGGGCTCTGATCGCTGGACGAGGCTACGGCACCGTTAAGATCAAGGGGTCCAGGAATCCCGACGACGATGCCGGTCTGTGCGAGAGCGTCCGGCGCGCAGTGGGAGAGGACATCAGGATCCGGCTGGATCCGAACGCCGCCTGGAGCGTCTCCGATACCATCCGCGTCGGTCGCCGGCTGGAGGCCTGCAATTTGGAATGGCTGGAAGACCCGTGCGCCGGACTGCACGGCATGTCGCGCGTGCGGGAGAATGTGCATCTGCTGCTCTGCACCAACATGTGCGTGGTACGGGTGGAGGATGTGATCCCGGCGATGCGCCTGCGTGCCGTGGACGTCATCCACGCCGACGTCCATAAATGGGGCGGCGTCATTCCGACACGCGAGCTGGCCGCTTTGTGCGCGAGCTACGGGATCGGGATGAGCATGCACAGCGGCGGCGAAGCCGGACTGTCGACGGCGTGTCACCTGCAGGTCGCGGCCGCCACGTCGGAAATCAACTACGCGATTGACAGCATGCACGCCCTGCTGGCCGACGACATCGTCGCCGAAGGCCCGTTTCCGGTCTCGAATGGAGGTTTTCCGGTCCCGGAGGGTCAGGGGCTGGGCGTCACGCTCGACGAAGACAAGCTACGGTTCTACGCGGAGCGGTATGAGGTAGAAGGCGTCTTTTGAACCATCCGGCTCCGAGCCACTCCCTGCCGGGGGATTGCCGGCAGTTTAGATTGCCCGGGGACGTGTTGGGAAAGGCACGAGCGACTCGAACATCGCGGCCACTCGAACAACGAGATGATCCGAAAGACGCGGGCCCGCGATTTGCAATCCGATCGGGAGGCCGGTTTTGGTGAAGCCGCATGGGACCGTGGCCGCCGGACAGCCCGCGAAACTCAGCGGAAATGTGAAGGCCTGCCAGCCCAGGAACGTCACCTCCTGACCATCGATACGCTCATACGTGTCGAGCCCGATCCGCAGCGGCGGCGCCGCTAGCGTCGGAGTAACCAGCAGGTCGAACCGCGCAAACAACCGGGACAAGGCGTCACCCACGACCCTCCGCTCGTTGGCTGCCTTGACAAACTCCACGGCCCGATAGCGTTTTCCCGCTTCGACCCAGCGCGCGAATGATGGATCGAGATCTCCGAGATTCTCGACCTCGGCGAAGCGGGCGGCGGCGTTCACGCTCGCCACCGTCAGGAACGCCTTCTCCGGCGAGGCAAAGCCGGGGTGCGCCTCTTCCAGATGGTGGTGCATCGCGTCAAAGGCCCGGATCGCATGGGTCGTTACTTCGCGGACTTCCCTGTCAACCGGCGCGTAGCCCAGGTCCGCGGACCAGGCTATGCGCAGTCCCGTCACAGGGACCTCTACGGCATTAAGATACCTCCCACCGTCATTGGGCAAAGAGCCGATGTCCCGTGGGTCCGGACCAACGATCGCGTCCAATACGAGGGCGGCGTCGCGGACGGTCCTTGTGATCGGTCCAATGTGGTTTGTCGTCTCCAGTCCGCCAAATGCCGGGGCCTGCGCTACGCGGCCCAACGTCGGCTTGAAACCGAATGTCCCGCAGCAACTGCTCGGAATGCGAATCGACCCCCCGCTGTCTGTTCCCACCGCGACCGGGCCGAGGCCCGCGATGACCGCCGCGGCCGCTCCACCGCTCGAGCCGCCCGGCGTGTAGTCGAGGTCCCACGGGTTCCTGCTTGCGCCGAAGAGCACGTTGTCCGTCACCGCTTTGTGCCCGAATTCGGGCGTGTTGGTCTTTCCAAGAATAATGGCGCCCGCCGCTTTCAGGCGCTCCACAACCGGGGCGTCTTCTTGGGGAATAAGGTTTTCGCACAGTTTCGAGCCGAACGTCGTCCGAATCCCCTTCGTTGGGATGAGGTCCTTGATCGACACCGGCACGCCGTGCAGCGGGCCCAACGGCTCTCCCCGGATGACCGCCCGTTCGGCCTCCTCGGCGGCCGCGATCGCCGACTCCGCCGCCACGGTGCAATATGCGTTCAGCGCAGGGTTGACGCGCTCAATGCGCCGCAGGATCGCGCGCACGAGTTCGACCGGGGACAACGTCTTGCGGCGAATTCTCGACGCGGCCTCCGCCGCGGACATGTCGCAGAGTTCGTCGTCGGTGCCGCTCACGTCTCACCCTTTGAAATGACCGGCAATCAGCCGCCCGGGATATGCTGCCGCGAACGCCACGCGATTCGGCAGGATATCCGCCATGATACCATCTACCGTCAGGTGTCTTACTCTCAAAACCAGCAGAAATGCCCGACGCCGTAGAATCCGCACGACTGTCCGCTGGCGAGAGGGCATCGAGACTGGATCCCGCTCGCTAGGAATTCGCGTGGCGTGCCCAGTCGAGATACAGACCCAGCCCGGCTTCGAGATCGATCTCCGGGCGATACGAGGTGTCCGCGAGGAGGCGCTCAATGCTGAGCGGACCCCGCCGCTTCCGCGTCAGCGAGCCGGAGATGTTGGCCTGCTCAGGACGCTTCGCTTGACCGTATCGTATAGGGATCAGGCGTGCCAACGCTGCGAGGAGTTCAGAATGCGTGTATCCGCGGGGTCCCGCGCAATTGTACAGTCGGTGCGGCAGGCGGTCGGTGAACAGAAGAATAGAAATGGCGCTCGCTAGATCATCGACGTAGATCCAGTCGCGGATGGCGTCGAGTTCCTGAAGCTGAATCTCCTCGCCGTTCAAAGCGAGTCTCACGCACTCATGCACAAGGGACATCTGTTCTCGAGAGCCGGGCATCGGACGTTCCATCGGACCGTACACCGAGCCGACTCGCACCGAGACGACCGGCACGCCGTGCAGGTCCTCATAGCGCGTACACAACTTCTCGCCGGTGTGTTTGGTTATTGCGTAGAGTCCGTCCCCGCCTGGCGGAGTATCTTCGCCGATGGGGACGCTGTCATCGGTATCGCCATAGATGGCGGCCGAACTCACATACAGGACGCGCTGGGCGCCGGCGCGAGAAGCGGCCTCCAGGACATTGACGATTCCCATGACATTTGCGGCGACGATGGCCGGGCCCATCGAGCGCTCCATGGCCGGTGTCGGCGTAATCGCCGCTGCGTGGACGACATGGCTCGGGTGGTACCGGCGCCACATTTGGTTCAGGTCGCCGGGCCGGCCGGCGTCTCCGGCGACAAGAACGACCCGGTCGCGCACGGGCGCGAGAAACGCATCTCGGCAGGCGTCGGCCTCGGCGGCGCGCCGAGAGAAGCAAATGACGCGGCGGCCTTCCGCGGCGAACTGCCGTACGAGATTGACGCCGACCGACCCGGTCCCGCCGGTCACGAGAACCGTCATGACACCGTCCGGCCGGCCAAATGCGACCTAGAGGCCGTTGTTCCGGCCGAAAAAGTCCTCGTCGGGGAGAAGCTCGTCGAGTGTTTCGAGCGCGCGGCGGCTTGCGCGAAGCCGGCGGTTCACCACGGCCGTGACCAGCGCGTTCACCGTGCTCACGGCCGCGGTGTACGAGTTGAAGAACGACGGGCTTTTGAGCGCGCAGATGAGTGACACGTTCGCGACTTGGGCGGCCGGAGATCTAAGGGACTCCGTGATCACGATCGTCCGAGCCCCTCTCCTGCCGGCGAGCTCCACCGCGTCGACCGTTCGCTTCGTGTAGCGCTGGAACGAAAATGCCACGAGGACGTCATCCTTGTCGATGAAGCGCAGCCGCTCAAATAACGCCGCGTCCCCGTGCGTCAGCACGTGGGTCCGGATGCCGGAGATCGTGAAGAGGAACCCGAGCAGGCCTGCGAGGCTCCCCAGGCCCCGCAGGCCGAGCGCGAACACCTCGTGTGCCTCCGTCAGCGTGTCGACCGCACGCGGGAACGCGGCGACGGTAAGGGCATCCGCCGCGGTGAGCCGGAGATTCTCGATATCCGTCGCCACGGTTTGACCCAGGATGTCGTCGCGCGCGGCGGATCCCTCTGCTCCCTCTTCCCCGGCCAGCCGGCGAAAGGGCGCCAGCTCGCTCTTCACGACCCGCTGGATCGCGCGCAGCATCTCCGGATATCCTGAGTACCCGAGGGCGCCGGCGAAGCGGACGACGACGGATTCGCTCACGTCTGCGTTGGCGGCCACGCGCGAGGCGGAGAGAAATGCCGCGTCGCGGTAGCGATCCAGCAGATAATCGGCGATCTTTCTGAAGCTGGGGCTCAGATCCGGATATTTGGAGCGGATGCGCTGAAACACTTCGAGGTGATCCGCCTCAGCCACTTGGTCGCGCCTCCGGGCCGTCGGATATGACGGCGACCGGGATATTGGCCCTTTGTCGAGCGGCTCCTCCGGCGACGGGGTCTCCGGCGCACCGACCGGCGCCACGGGCAGTGCCCGTACGTTGGACGCCCGCCCGGGCCGGCTACGTGCGTGCTTTGCGGTATCGCTCAACGGCGTCCGCGACCCGAGTCAGGCCCTCCTGGAGGGCCTTTGTAGGCACCGCAAGCGAGCCGCGCAGATACGGCTCCCACTCGCTTCCGATATTGCCGCCCGACCCGAGGATCACGTTGTAGTCCTCGCGCAGCCGCTGCGCGAATTGACGCCCCGTGAGCCCCGTCGACGCCACACTGATGTACACGTAGTACGCGCCCTGCGGAGACCCGTAAGTGAGTCCCGTCGCCTCCAGCGTCTGAATCCACATGCGGCGGCGGGCGTCATACTCCGCCAGCACGTCGCGGAACCACTCCTGCGGTCCGCTCAGCGCGGCGAGCGCGGCCCATTGCGACACAGACGGCGCGCAGATCGTCATGCCGTGTTTGATGGGGAGCATCGCGCGCACGAACGCGGCGGGCGCGGCAATGTAGCCGATCCGGAAGCCCGTCATCGAATAACACTTCGAAAACCCATTGATGGTGATCGTGCGCGGAAACAGCCCCGGCAGCGCCGCGAGGCTGTGGTGCCGGGCCCCATCGTAGACAAACTTCTCATACAGCTCGTCCGCGATGACGATGAGATCCCGCTCGACCGCCAGCGCGGCCACCTGCTCCAGCACGCGACGCGGCTGGACGGCGCCGGTCGGATTGCTGGGCGAAATCACGATAATTGCCTTGGTGCGAGGCGTGATCTGGGCCGCCAGCGCCCCGGCGTCGATCGCAAAATCGTCCCGTTCGCTCGTCGACACGGGGACGAGCCGGCCGCCCGCGAGGAGCGCGTCGCGCCGGTACTCGTCGTAGTACGGCGCGTGAATGAGGATCTCGTCTCCCGGGTCGAGCAGTGCCTGGCAAATGACCTGCAGGGCCTCTTGGGTTCCTGTCGTGACCAGAATCTCAGACTCGGGATCGGCGGTAATCCCATTATCGTTCTTGAGCTTGTCCGCGATCGCCCGCCGCAATTCCGGCACGCCGGCCCACGGCGTATATGTCGTAAGGTTGCCGTCGAGCGCCCGCTTGGCCGCCTCGATGACATGCGCGGGCGCCGGGAAATCCGGGGTGCCGCTCGATAGCGTGATCATTCCCGAGGTTGGAACCGAGGTCTGCCGGGGAAACCCTTGCCCTACGTCCCGCGCCCGGCGGGAAACCATCCGTTCGACAAGTGTGGACGTAGTTACATCGGCCATTCTAGCCGCTACCTCCTGAATCGATAAGCCGGGCCGCACCGAGGCCGGCGGCCAACCAGCCGAACTGATGGCAATAGTACTTTCGTATTTTGCGGCTATCGGCAGGATTTCCTGCAGAATTTCAGGTATACGATCGTGGGACGCTATTCTGGGCGTGC
This window of the bacterium genome carries:
- a CDS encoding MurR/RpiR family transcriptional regulator, encoding MAEADHLEVFQRIRSKYPDLSPSFRKIADYLLDRYRDAAFLSASRVAANADVSESVVVRFAGALGYSGYPEMLRAIQRVVKSELAPFRRLAGEEGAEGSAARDDILGQTVATDIENLRLTAADALTVAAFPRAVDTLTEAHEVFALGLRGLGSLAGLLGFLFTISGIRTHVLTHGDAALFERLRFIDKDDVLVAFSFQRYTKRTVDAVELAGRRGARTIVITESLRSPAAQVANVSLICALKSPSFFNSYTAAVSTVNALVTAVVNRRLRASRRALETLDELLPDEDFFGRNNGL
- a CDS encoding carbohydrate ABC transporter permease, which gives rise to MRRAGGAGRAAAGARLSESLLVAVLIAVSVVYLLGPLVWMAVSSLSPDRDLMARPLHWVPAHPTTVHYRTLFQLPGASRPILDANPQIHSFLRSFLNSSIIATATVFLSLALGSASAYYISRFVSSAQRRVILFVLLASRMVPVIAVLIPIYMGLQKIGLLNTLQGLILVYTGLLVPFVIWIMEGFFRGFPVELEEAAIMDGCSPSRVFFRVVVPLSANSLFASGVFVFIATWSDFIVGLVLTNSERAWPISVVLAQLLNPITQPSWGLLNGAALVAGFVPALLALALRNTVTRGILSGALKG
- a CDS encoding sugar ABC transporter permease, which encodes MGARRTRRGKAARGRPLPSLPRGRRPDILLRLLNIPTIALIVGIGIVPILYVALLSLENLQLGSSARTAFAGWSNYSFILSDSSVGNAFRNTLYFSLLSVVIATAIGLGIALLMNNDRVRVGKWLILAIVLPWAVPEIVNALVWQWIFNPTYGALNGLLVSLHLLRDYRAWLSTPTSAMHAVIFAYSWKLVPFAALVLYAALRSIPTELYECAQLDGATVWAQFRYISWPFLTPAMTVVVLFSIVWSMRAFDIVYLLTSGGPGEATMLLSYFTFTKAFQFGDLGASAAVACLLVVMTLVMTIIYWRTLPREDPA
- a CDS encoding alpha/beta fold hydrolase, producing MLTDLVTVTTADGVELDGALYTAQGVPRPLARVLMVHGLTWNFYRGPSRWLPALLAQAGYECLSMNMRDHDLQHPKDFELAHHDLRAGIDYLGARRGGPVVLLAHGYGCNKAVCYPAFSGDQRLRHYILTTLGGVKSYRPDLWAEVLRLAPQMNGAVLVVQGAADPNIQIRERTHELAAAASNTRVTVVMLDGGNHYFDGRHAELGRAVTDWLSHALAFARDEGTKT
- a CDS encoding enolase C-terminal domain-like protein, with protein sequence MRIAFVEAIPFRLPLRENFVSSFGSHAYTARTFVRVKSDDGLTGLGETFRGAATSQLITQLAPRLLNRDVSDLASLQTDFRMVPFFYGYIGYAAIAGIEMACLDLLCRAYGISLAQWLGGARRRHISITGLLTRGKAADADVMAEEARALIAGRGYGTVKIKGSRNPDDDAGLCESVRRAVGEDIRIRLDPNAAWSVSDTIRVGRRLEACNLEWLEDPCAGLHGMSRVRENVHLLLCTNMCVVRVEDVIPAMRLRAVDVIHADVHKWGGVIPTRELAALCASYGIGMSMHSGGEAGLSTACHLQVAAATSEINYAIDSMHALLADDIVAEGPFPVSNGGFPVPEGQGLGVTLDEDKLRFYAERYEVEGVF
- a CDS encoding SDR family NAD(P)-dependent oxidoreductase, with the protein product MILAGKAALVTGGSSGIGAAIAEELARHGASVTLSYLKNETGARAIADRIERLGRAALPVRSDVRRRADVTKLFRHHLDRFGHLEVLVNNAGDMGKRVPTSETPEELWHDVIALNLSSVFFCCQEALLPMIAQRWGRIINISSVGARTGGGPGAIPYHAAKAGVIALTRGLAKEVAQYNITVNAIAPGIIETGFHARHTAPAQRAEWIRTLVPLQRPGRPEEVAKLVGFVASEDSQYITGATLDINGGMAMY
- a CDS encoding amidase family protein encodes the protein MSGTDDELCDMSAAEAASRIRRKTLSPVELVRAILRRIERVNPALNAYCTVAAESAIAAAEEAERAVIRGEPLGPLHGVPVSIKDLIPTKGIRTTFGSKLCENLIPQEDAPVVERLKAAGAIILGKTNTPEFGHKAVTDNVLFGASRNPWDLDYTPGGSSGGAAAAVIAGLGPVAVGTDSGGSIRIPSSCCGTFGFKPTLGRVAQAPAFGGLETTNHIGPITRTVRDAALVLDAIVGPDPRDIGSLPNDGGRYLNAVEVPVTGLRIAWSADLGYAPVDREVREVTTHAIRAFDAMHHHLEEAHPGFASPEKAFLTVASVNAAARFAEVENLGDLDPSFARWVEAGKRYRAVEFVKAANERRVVGDALSRLFARFDLLVTPTLAAPPLRIGLDTYERIDGQEVTFLGWQAFTFPLSFAGCPAATVPCGFTKTGLPIGLQIAGPRLSDHLVVRVAAMFESLVPFPTRPRAI
- a CDS encoding NAD(P)-dependent oxidoreductase, with protein sequence MTVLVTGGTGSVGVNLVRQFAAEGRRVICFSRRAAEADACRDAFLAPVRDRVVLVAGDAGRPGDLNQMWRRYHPSHVVHAAAITPTPAMERSMGPAIVAANVMGIVNVLEAASRAGAQRVLYVSSAAIYGDTDDSVPIGEDTPPGGDGLYAITKHTGEKLCTRYEDLHGVPVVSVRVGSVYGPMERPMPGSREQMSLVHECVRLALNGEEIQLQELDAIRDWIYVDDLASAISILLFTDRLPHRLYNCAGPRGYTHSELLAALARLIPIRYGQAKRPEQANISGSLTRKRRGPLSIERLLADTSYRPEIDLEAGLGLYLDWARHANS
- a CDS encoding pyridoxal phosphate-dependent aminotransferase, with the translated sequence MITLSSGTPDFPAPAHVIEAAKRALDGNLTTYTPWAGVPELRRAIADKLKNDNGITADPESEILVTTGTQEALQVICQALLDPGDEILIHAPYYDEYRRDALLAGGRLVPVSTSERDDFAIDAGALAAQITPRTKAIIVISPSNPTGAVQPRRVLEQVAALAVERDLIVIADELYEKFVYDGARHHSLAALPGLFPRTITINGFSKCYSMTGFRIGYIAAPAAFVRAMLPIKHGMTICAPSVSQWAALAALSGPQEWFRDVLAEYDARRRMWIQTLEATGLTYGSPQGAYYVYISVASTGLTGRQFAQRLREDYNVILGSGGNIGSEWEPYLRGSLAVPTKALQEGLTRVADAVERYRKART